GTTGTCACTTGCCACTTTATTCTTTACCTAGGAGGAATCAACTTTAAACCGAAAACAGGGGGAAGATCTCTCTTCTTGtagttttcacttttcacaTTTGCATAGCTGTTTAGGCTTTATTGGTAGTCAATCTTGTGAGAAAGTTTTTCACTTACTATGTCTTAACCATGTCGGATACTGTTAAATTTAGTTTCTGACTTCCATTCTTTATAGAAATGAAAGCTTCTATTCACTCACATTTTGTTCACTATAAAATCAGATATTATTTACACTATTTacacaattaataataaatgtgATGTACTGATGTGGGTAATTgattttcctgttttttttttttttgttacttgcAAAAGATCATTAaattattcttataattttgagttgaattcTTAGACgatagaaaaaaagaattacAATCAAAAGAATTGAATTGTAATTTTATTCACACTTAATATTCTACCaacacatttttatttattattaatcaaataaaacacaatattttgataattatcaTTCATcaatggtttctttaatttgggaacataatattttgatattcaAACGTTTTTGTCCAACTTAAAATAAtttagggacctaattaaaaaaaatataaaaatctaattataaatttgacgAAACTATATAGATCACGgagtaattaaattttaaactttttttattgtaaaaatattttttagcctttatttttttgaaggatttaaaaattaaaatttataatttagactttaaaaatttagtatttagcatttataattttaaaaaataattgatattaaatgaaaaaaatatatatattgctaGTTGAACTCTTTTATCTAACAGTATTAGATTTTatctaaaagtaaaagtatGTAATAAGGGAGTGAGAATATGGCATTTTATCACTTTTGAGTATAAAGAAACTTGTAAGAAAAGCCAAGTGTTCATTGTGTACATATGACTGCTCCATTCCCTGTTTCATTCTTGATAAATCTAAATTCGGTTCTATATATAGTGGCAGATTATGCTATTAGATTCATCCACAACAATAATGAAAcatttaaaagaaaatcaatATAACTTTTCAGAGAATACAGAATTGTAATTTGTGATATTTGATGAGGTGAAACTTTAATACACAACCATAGAAGaataattaatactgatctgtAGTTATTCTTTACAAATATTCCCATTGACTCCATCAATATAATAAGGGAATATAAGTTTCATTCTTTAACTCTATTCAAATTGTATCAAATTCTAtattatttctctgtttttttctCATCTATCTATTTGGAGCAGAATAATAATGTTGCTTTCCTTCAAAGAAGGAATCACATTCTCtcttgaatttttcttttccttttttcggTTTCATCGGAAAAGCTTCTTCCAGGTGGCAAACACCAAAAGGCTAGTACCATGCAAATCAATTCACTACTGTCGGATTTCGAATCTCGCTTTGTTCATGTAGTAATTCTCAAATGGAATTTTAACCTGCAATGAATTAGTCCTTAACCTATCGAATTTGAAAAAATCGtaggaaaaaaaaactaaaatgagatgttttatttatactcaattcaaatttatatagaagaaaatgagaatgcaaaaaattcttaaaatctaGTTATGGGTGCAAATATCCAAAAGCTTCTTCCTTGATTGAACAATGTCATCAAAGAAATCATCAAGTTGCCCTGTTATAGTCTCAAGACCACATCTCAAAAACCCAAAACAATGCTTCAAATTCTCAACTTTCTCTTCAATcacaacctcttcatattcttcttcATACACCACTACTCTCTCCAACTCCACTTTCACTTCCTCCATGGCAACCTTTGCTTGTGTGAATTCATGTAGCAAAATCCCTGCCTGCCCATTATTATTAATCTCATGTTCAATCTCTTCTGCAACCTTGTGCTGCAACCTTCCCATTGAAGCCATGAAGCTTGATCCAAAACccatgttgttgttgttgttgtcgccttcatgatgatgatgatgatcataacctgtttgttgaaatgcaaagcaagaaaaagagcaaCAATATGCAACCCCACATAGGAGAATCATGAGGAGCAATGAGCTAACACTCTTCATTGCATAAAGAACACCTCTGAATCCATTGAACTCATTCAACTTTGACTCAGTTGTGATACTCTTGTTTATACATTCACACAATGGTTGAATCCTTGCCTCCATCAAGCTCTTGTTCTCCTCTTCCAATCCTAGAATCTCCCTTTGACAAACTTTTATTGCCCTAATAACCTGCACATACATAAGAACATTAGACAATATTGTTAAAAAACTATATATTTCTATGTGGTCTCTGCTGCCATGATTGATTTGATTGTAAAGAATTGTGATCATGGCAACCTGATGTGAAAGCTCAAGAGTGAAGTGATGGTAGTTATCCATTGAGGAAGCTATATTGGAGGCAGAAGAGTAATAGTTTTCCATTCCAGAGATGGCAGATTTGAGAGCATGACACACATCCCAAAGCCTAGAGCTTTCATCCATGTACTCATCAAGCCATTTTCCTCCAACAGGCAAGCAAAGCCTCTGGACAAGAATGGTTAACTGTGAATGAAAAGATTGTAGAGATGAAAGAACCTTTGACATGAACTGCATAGACAtgaagttgttgttgttctggtgaaggttgttgagtccttgAGTAAGGAAGTTGTAGAAGCCATTGACAGaagagttgttgttgttgcatgGAGAAGCCATAAGCAAGATtaataagagaagaagaaataagaaaagagagagaagggtTCTGAAGGAAAGTTGATGGAGATTGATGGGGTTTATATATAATTGGAAAGGTTAAGGAAAAATGGGATTGAGGGCAATGGAAGAAACGAAAGTtggtagtttttagagagattTCATTGATTTAACTTTGTGTGGTGAAAGTTACTCTATGTTGGGTGCAATTATGGCTGTTTCCTTTAGAGAGTGGAGACGATGATTGAGAATCTAttgttttcttcattttttttagttgaaacTTAAGTgtagttaattttatataaaattaatagttgatggttgagagttatttaaataataatttagtcaaacatatcaaatcatttaacgattctcaaaattttatataaagttaattgtatttaaatttttatttttttatataaaataatcttttattAATGTAAACAGATtgggaagggaaagaaaaagagtaatgcTTCTtacaagacaaaaaaaaaaggtattaATTCCTTAAGAGTAATATTATTACAAAATGTAAAATGCATGTGTaatgaaaaatataactaataaattagttaACTAATAGTCTGACTGATCGGATAATGAATTAGATTCTAACAATTATGATCGGTGCAAAAATTTGACTTAGATCTTTTTGGTGAGATGAGGTTAGGAGAAGAAGAGGAGTCTATTGTGTATTTATGcttgtttttataattaattttatttacttctttgtttctataataaaaaaaattgtgtaacaaaataaaaatatataaatttattttaaataattaacaaaaataaaataatatattttattagatgTTCATCTTTTGATATTTCTTTTTGCAATTCATTTTGATTTTGGCTAAGAAAGAGACGTATGTTAATAGGATCAGTATTCAATCGTATACAAATTACAatgcattttctatttttagttaCACCcaacaatttcattttattgcCAATGAGTAATAGTTCAAATGGCATAATTTTCCTATACTCAATTAAAAAGTTACGGGTTCGAGTCTCTTAtctttagcaaaaaaaaaaaaaaatttcattttattaaatGAATAAATGACAGTAACATGACATACGCATCTAGAATGTAAAACATattataatttgatattttatgagtaaattttattcttcatttttcttcaaaatttatttaaacaaataaataaattgattatttgattttaatatctatGGTCAATAATGATAAAATCAGTACTCAACAGTATAAAAATTACAATGcactttctttttttagttagtGTCCAATAAATCTATTTTATTAAATGAATAAAGGACAATAATATGGCATACACATCTAGAATGTAAAACGTATTATAATTTGGtatttgttttaaatatatgaataaattaattagttaatcattttaaattgaatagcatctaaaattttattcttcatttcTCTCAAATATTtacttaaacaaataaattaattaattatttgactTTAGCATCTATatgcaataataataagatCAGTACTCAGTGCAGTGTGCTATATAAATTACAATGCACATTCTCCTTTTAATTAACACTCAACAATGTAAATCTTGTTATctgtaaaataaattatgtgaAGATTTTTCTTGTAACGATCTAATATTTAGTATGCTATgatcataataaaaattaggCGGAACTTCAAAAATTTGGGAGGAggattttaacataaaaattttataataatatttatattaaaataaaatttataaatatacttatttcaaaatttattactaatatgacaataaataaataactatgatgtttgattaattttattactagtgacacgtggcatgctgaCGTGGATGGTTATTCCGCGTGCCACAATGTTATTTGACCATGTATCCGTTTGTGTCACGTGTCGCAACAGTATTCGTCCACGTGTTATTCATTATGTCATCGTTGTATATGCACTAAATTAGTCCCTCACTTTACATTAAGTGTctcattttagtccctgaaattgaatatcgtgcaccaaactagtcccttcactaattttttctcatttttttttaaatttaaaattttaatatcttggatacactaatttcaattctattttttcatatatcgtttaaatacaagtgttttcataaaaaaattttaagattttagttttaattatataatttagggAGTCACTCACATAAAGACTcttaaaatgtctttttttaaagatgctttttaataattaatatttaacttaTATAATTGATCAAactgtgttatttttgttaaaattagacCAAATAAACCAATTTGACTGAAAAATCGATAAATCAAATCTTGAaccgatctaaattaatattcttttttatagaaaatgactataATACTCTTATtgtaaaaaatgactaaaatattcttattatatatattaattttaaaaatcttaaattctaattttatgatggcatagagagaagagaaagggtggaatttagagttttaaataTATAGTAGAAATATTTTAAGTCATTTTCTGTAATAGGGGTATTATagtcattttaataaaaaatattaatttaaatcggTTCAAGATTTGGTTTATCGATTTTTTGGTCAAATCGATTTATTTcatctaattttgacaaaaataacacagtTTGATCGATTATATaggttaaatattaattattaaaaaaatctttaaaaacaGATGTTTTAAGCATCTTTATGTGAGTGGCtcccatttttttaataatttaacattggtaaattttataatatataagtatgttattataaaaaaaaataattatatgattgattagacacattttttcataaaaaaatatgtgtttttaacaaaaaattaataattaaaataaatatttttttatgaaatacaCGTTTTTGTTATGTGTAAATGAGTTAGATTGAAGACACTTCAAGCACCATCACTACCATCTTTGACCTCTGCAGTCTAGACGAAAGAGATTGGAGATGGTAACGAGGGAAGTTTAAAATGCCTTCACGTCAACTCCAAGACGGCGGTTATTAAGGGTATccgcaagaaaaaaaatattttataaaagtactgAAAGAGGTCGGAGATGGTAGTGAAGGTGCTTGAAAAGCCTTCACGTCAACTCCAAGTCGGCGATTAGGGTATTcacaagagaaaaaatattttataaaaacaattttatttgaagaacatgtgaaaaaatagaattgaaattaatgcatttaaaaatattgagaattttgaatttatagaaaaaatgagaaaaaactggtgaagggactagtttggtgcacgacattcaatttcagggactaaaatgagtcacttaatgcAAAGTGAGGGACTAATATGGTGCATATACAACGATGACATAATGGATGATACGTAGACGAATACTGTTGTGACACGTGGTATAATCATCCACGTCAGCATGTCACGTGTCACTGGTCACCACATCATCATACCATTacacgtggccaaatcatgaagtgacacgtgtcacttacAGTCTACGTCATCATGCCATGTCATCACGTCGTTAATAGAAAATGGGCCAGGGACTAATTTGGTACACTTTTTTCAATTCCAGGAACGTAATTGGTGCAATTGGAATCTCAGAGACGATTTTAGTGTATGACGACAATCTCAATGACTATTTTGAGATTTAACTCGTATAAATAAACTAATAagacttttaatttataaagtCTATTGAAGTTCAAATATAAGatattattgtaaaataaataactatatagataaaaaaattaattttaatacaacTAATTCCAACACTAAAGTTTTTAAATCTGATtgataataagaataataaataataataaaaatgagattttaatttgtatgaataaatcaacaaaatttttaacttgTGAAAGTCCATTCAAGCCAAATCCAAAATATTAatgcttaaaataaaaaatgattgaaTAAATACGGAGAATGAGAATGATTCTATaaatctaatataaaaatataaaacataaattaattggatcaaatttgtttttttttatagtaatattactagttttttttataaaaattctggCAGTTTTTATGGTCAAACTAAGTTCTGCCTATGAAGAGAGGTGTTGTTGGATGATTGGATCTAAATCTAGTCGATTGCAAACGTGACTCTAGTTGAAAGTCTTTAAATTATAGAGTGTTTAATTTATCACGAGACTATGatactttttaataataaatatgctATTTAATTAATANNNNNNNNNNNNNNNNNNNNNNNNNNNNNNNNNNNNNNNNNNNNNNNNNNNNNNNNNNNNNNNNNNNNNNNNNNNNNNNNNNNNNNNNNNNNNNNNNNNNNNNNNNNNNNNNNNNNNNNNNNNNNNNNNNNNNNNNNNNNNNNNNNNNNNNNNNNNNNNNNNNNNNNNNNNNNNNNNNNNNNNNNNNNNNNNNNNNNNNNNNNNNNNNNNNNNNNNNNNNNNNNNNNNNNNNNNNNNNNNNNNNNNNNNNNNNNNNNNNNNNNNNNNNNNNNNNNNNNNNNNNNNNNNNNNNNNNNNNNNNNNNNNNNNNNNNNNNNNNNNNNNNNNNNNNNNNNNNNNNNNNNNNNNNcaaaataaaaatatataaatttattttaaataaataataaaaataaaataatatattttattagatgttcattttttatatttctttcgtAATCCATTTTGATTTTGGTTAAGAAAGAGACGTGTGTTAATAGGATCAATATTCAATTGTATACAAGTTACAATGcgttttctatttttagttaACACCcagcaattttattttattaaataaatataagacaGTAATATGACATACACATGTAGAATGTAAaacatattataatttaatattttatgagtaaattaattatttaatcattttaaattaaatagcatctaaaattttattcattatttttattcaatatttattt
The genomic region above belongs to Arachis duranensis cultivar V14167 chromosome 3, aradu.V14167.gnm2.J7QH, whole genome shotgun sequence and contains:
- the LOC107481561 gene encoding uncharacterized protein LOC107481561, with the protein product MASPCNNNNSSVNGFYNFLTQGLNNLHQNNNNFMSMQFMSKVLSSLQSFHSQLTILVQRLCLPVGGKWLDEYMDESSRLWDVCHALKSAISGMENYYSSASNIASSMDNYHHFTLELSHQVIRAIKVCQREILGLEEENKSLMEARIQPLCECINKSITTESKLNEFNGFRGVLYAMKSVSSLLLMILLCGVAYCCSFSCFAFQQTGYDHHHHHEGDNNNNNMGFGSSFMASMGRLQHKVAEEIEHEINNNGQAGILLHEFTQAKVAMEEVKVELERVVVYEEEYEEVVIEEKVENLKHCFGFLRCGLETITGQLDDFFDDIVQSRKKLLDICTHN